Proteins found in one Rhodospirillales bacterium genomic segment:
- a CDS encoding PAS domain-containing protein, with protein MTSIGHGDTAMARYLTPEELERSVVITDPSRIDNPIIFVSDEFERQTGFPPEEALGRNCRFLQGPGTDPAAIKAIREALDSRAEITIDILNYRRNGAEFWNRLRIRPLFDDAGRLLYFVGAQNPIPTSEVRLLPINAVFD; from the coding sequence ATGACCAGCATCGGCCACGGGGACACGGCGATGGCCCGGTACCTTACGCCCGAGGAACTGGAACGAAGCGTTGTCATTACGGATCCGTCACGAATCGACAATCCGATCATCTTCGTGAGTGACGAGTTCGAGCGGCAGACGGGCTTCCCTCCGGAAGAGGCGCTGGGACGCAACTGCCGCTTTCTGCAAGGCCCCGGGACCGATCCGGCCGCAATCAAAGCCATACGCGAGGCGCTGGATTCCCGTGCCGAGATTACCATCGATATCCTGAACTATCGGCGGAATGGCGCCGAGTTCTGGAACCGATTGCGCATCCGGCCGCTCTTCGACGATGCCGGCAGGCTCTTGTACTTCGTCGGCGCCCAGAACCCCATCCCGACG